Below is a genomic region from Paraburkholderia sp. BL23I1N1.
CATCGACGTGCGCACGCCGCTCGAATTCGCCGAAGATCACATTCCCGGCGCGCTCAACGCGCCTGTGCTGAGCAACGAGGAGCGTGTTCTGGTCGGCACGACTTACAAGCAGGTCTCGCCCTTCGAAGGCACGCGGATCGGCGCGGCGCTGGTGGCGCGCAACATCGCGCATCACCTGGAAACGACCTTCGCCGACCGGCCTCGCAACTGGCGGCCGCTGATTTACTGCTGGCGGGGCGGGAAGCGCTCCGGCTCGGTCACGACGCTTTTCAATATGATCGGCTGGCCGGCACGTCAGCTGGACGGCGGTTATAAAGGCTACCGGCGCGCGACGCTGGACACCCTCGAGTCGTTGCCGAAGAATTTCCGCTATATCGCGCTGGTGGGCCCGACAGGCAGCGGCAAGACGCGCCTGCTCGAAGCGCTGAATCAGGCGGGTGCGCAGACGCTGGACCTCGAAGCCCTGGCGGCCCATCGCGGCTCGCTGTTGGGCGCGTGGGCGGGCGTTGCGCAGCCGTCGCAAAAGCGCTTTGACACGCTGTTGGTGACCGCCCTGCGTGCGTTCGATCCCAAACGGCCGGTTTTCGTCGAGGCGGAGAGCCGGCGAATCGGTTCGATCGCACTGCCGCTCTCGCTTGTCGAAACCTTCCACCAGGGCGCCTGCGTCGAAGTGTTGTCGAGCCACGAAGACCGCGCGGCGTTCCTGCTGCACGACTACGGGCATCTGTTCGACGATCCCGAATCGCTGAAAGCGCAATTGCAGAAGATGATTGGTTTGCATAGCCGCGAACGTGTCACGGGCTGGCAACGACTCGTCGATGAAAATAGCCGGGCCGAGCTCGCTCACGAACTGATCGAACGGCACTATGACCCGGCGTACGCGCGCAGCAGCCATCAGCATTTCGTGCAACTGCCGCGTGCGTTGCAAATGAATTTCCGGCCCAACGACGCCGACGTCATTGAGCAGGCAAAAGCACTGCTTGCTCAACTTGATAACAGTGCGCTCATTGTCGTCTGATTAAAAACTAACGTTCAAGACCATCCATCATGCAATCAACCCTTCGGCAGCCCCGTGTCGCCCTTGGCTGGATCGTGTTTCTACTGATCGCCGTCGTCGGCCTCTTCTATGTGAAGTGGTTCCCGTACTACAACCGCGCCTTCGTCGCCGCGAGCCAGCATTCCATCGGCAAATCGATCCTGATGGGCACGTCTTCGAGCGCACCGCCGGCGTCGTGGCAGGCGGCCATCGATTACGCGCTGGCCTACGGCAAGGCGATCTGGCAAGCCATGGTGCTCGGCCTGCTGCTGGGCTCGGCGGTGCAGGCGCTGATTCCGCCGCAGTGGGTCGCGCGTGCGCTCGGCCGCACCGACTTCAGCAGCGTGGTGAAGGGCGGTCTGATGTCGTTGCCGGGCATGATGTGCACCTGCTGCGCGGCACCGGTCGTGGCGGGCCTACGCGCCCGTCAGGCGGCGCCGGGCGCGGCGATCGCGTTCTGGCTGGGTAACACGGCGCTCAATCCGGCCACGCTGATCTTCATGGGCTTCGTACTCGGCTGGCAATGGATGGGCTTGCGGCTCGCTCTCGGCCTCGTGATGGTGTTCGGCCTCGGCTATCTCGTGAACCGCATGGTCACGCCGAAGGAAGCCGAAGCGTCGCGCGAAGCCATGGCGCAACTCGTCACCGTCGACGATCCGGGCACCGCCTTCACGCGCTGGGTGAAAATCCTCGGAACCATGACGTTGCGGCTGATCCCCGAATACATCGTGCTGGTGCTGATTCTCGGCGCGGCGCGCGCATGGCTGTTTCCGCACATCGGACCCAGCATCGATAACAGCCTGCTGTGGATCATCGCTTTGTCGATCGCCGGAACGTTGTTCGTGATCCCGACTGCGGGCGAAGTGCCGATCATTCAGGCCATGCTCTCTTTCGGCATGGCCGCCGGCCCGGCTGGTGCTTTGCTGATGACGCTGCCGCTGATCAGCGTGCCGTCGATGGCGATGCTCGGCCGCTCGTTTCCGAAGCGCGTGCTGACAATGGTGACGCTGGCGGTTGTGGTTTGCGGAGTGGTCAGCGGATTGCTGGCTATCGCTTTGGGGTTTTAAGCATGAAACGTATTGCAGCATTCACGGCGACGACGTGGTCGGCCGCGGCCCTTCTCTACTTCGGACAGCATTCGGTATCGCTGATCATGGTGAGCGGGGTTGTCGTGCTGGCCGGCTTCGATCTGCTTCGTCCGTGACAGGTCCGCCGCGCTTTTCGAGCGACGGCCGATTTTTTCAGAACACTTGCTGGCGGACCGAGCGGTCGGGCCGTTCAATCAGCCAGCGCCTCACGAACCGCAGCGAGCCACAACGCCACGGCATGTGCGCCGGGGTCCGCGTAACCGAGCGCGCGGTCGCCGACATAACTCGAACGCCCGCGCCGCGGATGCATCGACGCGGTTTGCGCCGCGCCTTCGGTTGCCGCATCGACCGCGGCTTTCAATGCCGCATCGAGCCCGCCTTCTGACTTTGAGAGCGCGGCTTGCAATGCATCGGCGGCAGGTTTTAGTGCGTCGACCATCGTGCGATCGCCGGGATGCGCGCCACCTAACGCCATCAATCCGGCGACACCCTCACTGAACGCCGCCGACCACGCCTTGGCTGACGATCCCCCCGCCTGTTCGAGCGCGACCGCGCCGCGCAACAACATCACCGCGTAAAGTGGGCCCGAAGTACCGCCGACCACGCGCCGGACCGTTGCGGACATGGCGCGCAATACCGCGCCCGGCGTCGTTTCCGCAGGATAGGTATCGAGCTCATTGAGAATGCCGCGCACCCCACGCGACAAGCTGATGCCGAGGTCGCCATCGCCGACGCGTTGATCCATGTCGGTCAAGATCGGCTCGGCTTCGAGCAGGCACGCACAAACGGCTTCGATCACGCGGCGCAACGTGGCCTCTCGTGCGAGCGTCGCGCCGGTTATACGATCCGGCGTGGCAGGTGCGGGCCGCACGGAAACCTGCGCGACGCGGCCGCTCAACGCGGGCCATGCGCTGGTGTGCGCGGCGGCGTCGAGCCAGCCGAGCCGCTCATCGTCCACGCGCAGCAGTGTCAACGAGACGCCCGACATCTCGAGCGCGCTCAGGAACGTGCCGGCCCACGCACGCTCCACATGAATGCCGCGTGCCGCCAGATAACGAAGCGCGGACCCGGCCACGATGCTCAATTCGCTCGAAGGCGTGCCGCCGAGATTGTTCACAATCAAAGCCACCCGTGCACCAGTCTGCAACGACAAGTCGCCGACGATCTTCGCGAGCAGTCTTTCGACGATCGCGTCTGCCGGCTCCATCGCACCGCGCTCGACACCGGGTTCGCCGTGAATGCCGAGACCCCATTCGATCTCGCTATCGCCCAGTTCGAAACTCGGCTTGCCCGCGGCCGGCACCGTGCATGGCGTGAGCGCGACGCCCATCGTGCCGAGCGACGCGGCCACGTCGCGTGCAATCTGCGCAACCTCGGTCAACGGGCGCCCCGCTGCGGCGGCCGCGCCGGCAATCTTGTGAACCAGCACGGTCCCCGCGAGCCCGCGACGGCCCGCATGATCGCCGCTCGCGGCGAGGGCGACGTCGTCGGCGACGATGACCATTTCCGTGGGGATTCCCTCAGCACGCGCGATCTCGGCGGCGAGGCCGAAGTTGAAGCGGTCGCCCGTGTAGTTCTTCACGATCAACAACACGCCCGCGGCGCCGGCTACTGCGCGGATCGCGTCGAGCACAGCATCCGTGGAGGGCGACGTGAACACCTCGCCCGCTACCGCGGCGCTCAGCATGCCATGACCTACATAGCCGCCATGAGCTGGTTCGTGGCCCGAGCCACCACCCGAGATCAGCGCGACCTCTCCGCGCGCGGCGACAGCCTCGGCGTCGGCGCGCACGACGATCGTGCTGCCTTGTAACAACGAGAGATTGGGATTGAGCGCCGCGAGTCCGTCGAGCATGTCTGGGACGACCGCGGAGACATCGTTGATGAGCTTCTTCATTGCGTCAGCTTCCTTTTAAGCCGCCGGCTCTGTGTTGCGAGCTCACGGCAGTTTATGCAGTTGCGAGACCTGAAGGCTTAACTGTACCGCGCATCGGGAAGATGTGACGTGAGGCGGCGCGGGTATGCTTAACAAATGCCTCAGCATGCTGACGATTGTGCGTGAGTGAAAACGCATCGACATGCGGCGAGCGCGAGAGGGCATCAGCGAACGAGTCACACGGTGGCGGAATACGGGCACTACGGAAGGGAGATACTGACGGGACTGCCGCACGATAACGATGTGCGCCGACGTGATGCGAGAAGATGACAGTAGACGAAAGCGGAGCCGCTTTCGTCTACGTCACCAATGCGTTGGTAGGCTCGATTGGATTCGAACCAACGACCCCCACCATGTCAAGGTGGTGCTCTAACCAACTGAGCTACGAGCCTTTAGAGGCGCGAATTATAGAGACTCCACGCGCGTCGCACAAGTCCATACGGCAAGTATGTTTGCCGGCGGGCGTCCATCTGTTTGTCGCGCGATGAGTAGCGCGGGCGCGGTTGAATAGGCTTCAGTTCGTCGACTCCCATTCGGTCTGCCTATCCAGCGGAAAAACCGGCTGCTTTACGTGCTTGAACTTGAACAGCCCGTAATCCGAACTCGTCACGCCACGGCTATCGCACTCCACCAGCGCCGCGGCTATCGGCACAAAGACCGGACGGCAATACATGCGCGATTTGAGCAACAGGAAACGCGCACGGCGCGGATCGATGCCAACGCTCTCGAATACGCCGAGGTCCCACGGCTCATGCGTGCGCTCGGTCATCACGAGCTTGACCGTGCCGGTGTCGAGTACCGCTGCGCGCCCCATGAACGCGCGCTGACCTGTATAGGTCGGGCCGCTGATGACGTATTCGCCATCGGTCAGCGCGCGTACCACGCCGGTCACCGCCACCGGTGGCCGCGGCGTCACAGCGTCGCTTGCGACCTTGTTGCCGATCGTGACTGTCACCGTGCTGCCGACGCCCGCCGCCATCAGCGCCGCGACGGCTTGCGGATCGCACAACGGGCCGCTTACGATCCCTTCGAGCTTCTGCTTGAGCGCCTCCTCCAGCAGATCCATCGTGTCGCACGTTCCGCCCGACATGCAGTTGTCGCCATGATCGAGCAACAGCACCGGTTTATCCGCTCCCGGCGCGAGCGCGGCGGCCTGCGCCACCGACTCCGCCAGCGGCGCGCTGTGATAAACGAAATCCTCGCGCTCGTTCCAGATCTGCCGCGCGATGCGCTCCGCCACCGCGTCCGCCTGCTCACGCTCGCCGTTCGCCACCACGACGACGCTGATACACGGCGCGTCGATATCGGCTAGCGAGAAGCCGGGCAACACCGACACCGCGAGCATGCCGTCGGCCTCTGCTGCGCGCGCGGCATCCACGGCGCGTTTCATCGCACCTTCGGCTGTCGCGCTGCGCAGCGTATGCGTGAGCAACGGCGGTTGGCGCCAGGCGATCATCGGTTTCGCCTTGCCGTGGATCATGTCGAACATCAGACGCGCCGCATGCGCGCCGGTCTCGTACATGTCGACGTGCGGATAGGTTTTGAAGCTGACGATCACGTCGGCGTTGTCGATCATCTTTTGCGTGACGTTGCCATGCAGATCGAGTGCGACCGCGATCGGCGCATGGGGCAATATGGCGCGCACGCGTTCGAGGAGATCGCCCTCACCGTCGTTCGAATTCTCCGCGACCATCGCGCCGTGGAGGTCGAGCATCACCGCATCGCAACCGGTTGCGGCCGCAACGATCGCCGCGCAGATCGCGTCATAAGCAGTGGCCTCGACCGGACCGCTCGGATTCGCCGATGCGGAAATGGGCGTCACGATCCCGGCATGCTCGCGCTCGGCTGCGTCGATGAAAGCGGCCATTGCCGTTTGCATGCCTTTGTTTTCGTTGAACGCGTCTTCGCCGTAGCTCGGGCCGTTGCGACCGAACGCGGTAAGCGGCGTGGCCACCGGCGAGAACGTGTTGGTCTCGTGGTTCATCCTTGCAATCAGGATCTTCATGCCTGCGTACTCCCCGCCGTTTGCGCGGCGTTTGGCGTTGGTTGCAATAGGGCGTTGCAGCCGGTTTTCAGATGATCGGCGCGCGCGTGTTCGATGCCGTTGTGGCCGTTGTGGCTGATGCTGTTCTCGCCTTTGTCCAGCACAAGAATCACGGCTGCCGGCGCCACACGCGTGGGATGGGCAGCGTGGTGGCCGGCACCGCTGCGACCTCGGTCGACGACAAACCGAACGTGTCCTCACGGCAGAACGCCCTACCCTTCAAGGATAGTTCGATCGACGACATTTACACCGTGTGCGAATTGCTGGAACTGGCACTGGAACTTGAGCTGGCGGCGGCTGCAGCGCTGCATCTGACGGAGCAGGATTTTGAGGCACTTGAAGCAAGCATTGCGTGCGGTGATCGGCCAGCTTCGTCACACAGCGGACAGGACATCGTGCGGCAACGTCAGAAAAACGTCAATTTGTACAACGTCCTCGCGGGGGCGAATCCGTATCCGTTCCTGCGCTTTGGGTGCGAAATAATCTGGCAATTGATCGAACTTCGTAACGACACGCCACAGGTCGAGCACGAACGTTTCGGTCTCGCCAACGTGAAGATTCGCAAAGCGATCACGAAAGCGGCACGCGGACCTGACGCGGCAAAGGTGCGCGTGCCGATTGTGGCCCACATGATCGGAGCGCCACGCTATGCGAAATGGATAAAAAGCACGCCGCAGGGCCGGCCGGTCCTTGACTCTGAGATTCGCCAGCGCGTAAGAGCGCATAGCGTAGCGCCGGTTGGTGACACGGCTCAGAAGGGACGTCGAAGAGGGGAATCGAAAGGCCCCGGTTGGACAAAATGAAAGCCCGGATGCATCAATTGATCGACAGCGATTGGCTTTGGCGCAGCCATCCCACGCTCAAGACGGCTAATTGCGTTGCGGTCGCTGCGTGAGGGCTCAACCTTTTGCGGCCCGCGCCGTTATTGCATCTGCACAGGCATAACACTGGACCGTCATGGCACAACCTATTCCGTTTTCCCGCAACACTGGCGCTGCACGTGCTCGGCATGACAAAGCCATGCTGTTGCCGATCGCCCGGAAAATCGCCGACGACCTTGCCTTGCGGGTGCATCTGGCACTCGACGCTTTGCGTCGCGGCGCCGGTAGCACGAGCGATGCGCAAACACTCACGCAAGTCATGCTGCTGACAGGGTTTCTGGCTGAGTCGGGCTTCGGCTCGGCGACCGGCGAGCAACTCGGCGCGGCGGAACGTGCGGTGTCGGCGGTTTTCGATCTCGGCCGTGAAACCGGCGGATGGCGATTGGATAGCGCAGGCTTCGCGCTTTTCGCCGAAATCGCAACGAACTACGATCGACAGCTGCACAGCGTGCCCCTCTGGGCGATTACGGATGCCAGCGAACGACTTGACCGTTTTACCGCCGGCGTGTCGTATCAGGCGCCGATGCGGAAACGGGCTTAGCCGGGTCAGATAGCGTACGACGCCGGGACACAACCCTCGCCGGCCGCTTCCCGGCCGTATTGACGGTGTTTTTTCCGGCCGTCCTGCTGACGGGTGACGCAAAGGCGGCGGATCAGCGGAAACGGACGCGCCTTTGCCGGGGTCATGATGCCGCAAGCGTACTGACGCCGCTTCTTTCTTGCCGCTGTTTTTTGCGGGCCGTAAACGCAGAAACCCCACCTTTGCGGGTGGGGTTTCTGTTTGCTGCGGGGGAGCCTGACGATTACCTACTTTCACACGGGAATCCGCACTATCATCGGCGTGGAGTCGTTTCACGGTCCTGTTCGGGATGGGAAGGGGTGGGACCGACTCGCTATGGTCATCAGGCATGACTTGTTGCCGTGTCGCCCTGGCGGGCGGCACAACCAATCGGGAAGAAGTAGTTTCTGATGATGGTTTCATCAGATGAAGTCTGGGCTGTGTTGTTTCCGGCACAACACTGATCTCAACCGTGCGTGTGTAAAACACACCGGTTATAGGATCAAGCCTTACGGGCAATTAGTATCAGTTAGCTTAACGCATTACTGCGCTTCCACACCTGACCTATCAACGTCCTGGTCTTGAACGACCCTTCAAGGGGCTCGAAGCCCCGGGGATATCTCATCTTAAGGCGAGTTTCCCGCTTAGATGCTTTCAGCGGTTATCTCTTCCGAACATAGCTACCCGGCGATGCCACTGGCGTGACAACCGGTACACCAGAGGTTCGTCCACTCCGGTCCTCTCGTACTAGGAGCAGCCCCCTTCAAATATCCAGCGCCCACGGCAGATAGGGACCAAACTGTCTCACGACGTTTTAAACCCAGCTCACGTACCTCTTTAAATGGCGAACAGCCATACCCTTGGGACCGGCTACAGCCCCAGGATGAGATGAGC
It encodes:
- the mnmH gene encoding tRNA 2-selenouridine(34) synthase MnmH: MKNLLVSLDQAGDFDEIIDVRTPLEFAEDHIPGALNAPVLSNEERVLVGTTYKQVSPFEGTRIGAALVARNIAHHLETTFADRPRNWRPLIYCWRGGKRSGSVTTLFNMIGWPARQLDGGYKGYRRATLDTLESLPKNFRYIALVGPTGSGKTRLLEALNQAGAQTLDLEALAAHRGSLLGAWAGVAQPSQKRFDTLLVTALRAFDPKRPVFVEAESRRIGSIALPLSLVETFHQGACVEVLSSHEDRAAFLLHDYGHLFDDPESLKAQLQKMIGLHSRERVTGWQRLVDENSRAELAHELIERHYDPAYARSSHQHFVQLPRALQMNFRPNDADVIEQAKALLAQLDNSALIVV
- a CDS encoding permease — protein: MQSTLRQPRVALGWIVFLLIAVVGLFYVKWFPYYNRAFVAASQHSIGKSILMGTSSSAPPASWQAAIDYALAYGKAIWQAMVLGLLLGSAVQALIPPQWVARALGRTDFSSVVKGGLMSLPGMMCTCCAAPVVAGLRARQAAPGAAIAFWLGNTALNPATLIFMGFVLGWQWMGLRLALGLVMVFGLGYLVNRMVTPKEAEASREAMAQLVTVDDPGTAFTRWVKILGTMTLRLIPEYIVLVLILGAARAWLFPHIGPSIDNSLLWIIALSIAGTLFVIPTAGEVPIIQAMLSFGMAAGPAGALLMTLPLISVPSMAMLGRSFPKRVLTMVTLAVVVCGVVSGLLAIALGF
- a CDS encoding M81 family metallopeptidase — protein: MKILIARMNHETNTFSPVATPLTAFGRNGPSYGEDAFNENKGMQTAMAAFIDAAEREHAGIVTPISASANPSGPVEATAYDAICAAIVAAATGCDAVMLDLHGAMVAENSNDGEGDLLERVRAILPHAPIAVALDLHGNVTQKMIDNADVIVSFKTYPHVDMYETGAHAARLMFDMIHGKAKPMIAWRQPPLLTHTLRSATAEGAMKRAVDAARAAEADGMLAVSVLPGFSLADIDAPCISVVVVANGEREQADAVAERIARQIWNEREDFVYHSAPLAESVAQAAALAPGADKPVLLLDHGDNCMSGGTCDTMDLLEEALKQKLEGIVSGPLCDPQAVAALMAAGVGSTVTVTIGNKVASDAVTPRPPVAVTGVVRALTDGEYVISGPTYTGQRAFMGRAAVLDTGTVKLVMTERTHEPWDLGVFESVGIDPRRARFLLLKSRMYCRPVFVPIAAALVECDSRGVTSSDYGLFKFKHVKQPVFPLDRQTEWESTN
- the dhaK gene encoding dihydroxyacetone kinase subunit DhaK; its protein translation is MKKLINDVSAVVPDMLDGLAALNPNLSLLQGSTIVVRADAEAVAARGEVALISGGGSGHEPAHGGYVGHGMLSAAVAGEVFTSPSTDAVLDAIRAVAGAAGVLLIVKNYTGDRFNFGLAAEIARAEGIPTEMVIVADDVALAASGDHAGRRGLAGTVLVHKIAGAAAAAGRPLTEVAQIARDVAASLGTMGVALTPCTVPAAGKPSFELGDSEIEWGLGIHGEPGVERGAMEPADAIVERLLAKIVGDLSLQTGARVALIVNNLGGTPSSELSIVAGSALRYLAARGIHVERAWAGTFLSALEMSGVSLTLLRVDDERLGWLDAAAHTSAWPALSGRVAQVSVRPAPATPDRITGATLAREATLRRVIEAVCACLLEAEPILTDMDQRVGDGDLGISLSRGVRGILNELDTYPAETTPGAVLRAMSATVRRVVGGTSGPLYAVMLLRGAVALEQAGGSSAKAWSAAFSEGVAGLMALGGAHPGDRTMVDALKPAADALQAALSKSEGGLDAALKAAVDAATEGAAQTASMHPRRGRSSYVGDRALGYADPGAHAVALWLAAVREALAD